The following proteins are encoded in a genomic region of Debaryomyces hansenii CBS767 chromosome G complete sequence:
- a CDS encoding DEHA2G06006p (weakly similar to uniprot|Q08774 Saccharomyces cerevisiae YOR305W), which produces MLVELNIKHGLSSLSNIASTRLGVRTISNIANIQSCQAYLNYSRQNNININSTLFRGTLYELLAKQLMSSLLNCCSLTRIGGSFDQGIDILGKWNLGHYWHALEPKPVNINTTKLQFGSIRPLLKDSREYNDYHAIPQSERHKQANLSLENDINVLVQCKNYDTKIKPATIREISGSYHHHVNTKQARSRTFMFLVSPRPLTYSALKIVDSLPIPMIHCKLSILKFEKGDIYSVSNWNGGELEALYMNAVARALLTGLNLELEFEKLKSINM; this is translated from the coding sequence ATGTTAGTTGAACTCAATATCAAACATGGTCTACTGTCACTATCTAATATTGCGTCCACTCGTTTAGGTGTACGAACAATATCCaatattgcaaatattCAGTCATGCCAGGCATATCTAAACTATAGTCGACAGAACAATATTAACATCAACTCGACTCTATTTCGGGGAACTCTATATGAGCTACTTGCCAAGCAGTTAATGAGCAGCCTCTTGAATTGTTGCTCGTTGACACGCATAGGTGGATCGTTTGACCAAGGTATTGACATCTTGGGAAAGTGGAACTTGGGCCACTATTGGCACGCATTGGAACCCAAGCCAGTCAATATCAATACAACAAAGCTACAATTTGGATCCATTCGCCCGCTATTGAAAGACTCAAGAGAATATAACGACTATCACGCGATACCCCAGTCTGAACGACACAAGCAGGCCAACCTCTCGTTGGAAAACGATATAAATGTATTGGTGCAGTGTAAAAATTATGATACAAAAATCAAGCCGGCCACTATTAGAGAGATCTCGGGTCTGTACCACCATCATGTAAATACTAAACAAGCAAGGAGTCGTACGTTCATGTTTCTTGTATCTCCACGTCCATTGACTTATCTGGCATTGAAAATAGTTGATTCATTGCCCATACCGATGATCCATTGCAAGTTATCTATCTTGAAGTTTGAAAAAGGTGATATTTATTCCGTATCCAATTGGAATGGAGGTGAATTGGAAGCATTATACATGAACGCCGTAGCTAGGGCATTACTCACTGGCCTAAATTTGGAGttagaatttgaaaaattaaaaagcATAAATAtgtaa
- a CDS encoding DEHA2G05984p (similar to uniprot|P29029 Saccharomyces cerevisiae YLR286C CTS1 Endochitinase required for cell separation after mitosis), whose amino-acid sequence MFLKRILLLLAFYLLKNVAAFDASSNSNVAVYWGQNSGGGQKSLSTYCASDAVDIVLLSFLYSFPGDLAIDFSNACSDSFSDGLSHCTQIGKDIKTCQDNGKIVLLSLGGAIGNYGFDSDSEGQDFAKTLWNKFGGGSDDERPFDDAIVDGFDFDLENKQQTGVSALGKELRSYFAKDSSKSYYLSAAPQCPYPDESVGDLLSEVDVDFAFIQFYNNYCKLGSSFNWDTWQDYATNTSPNKDIRLFLGLPGDSNSAGSGYSSASDVESYLSDIKSNKNFGGISLWDAASSWRNTNNGKNFAQQMKSLLGSSKSDGTTTSSSETASTGSTSKSASTEATSIKATSTTSTGVGSTADIKAAPTSTNDGNVLTTYTRPSTFKTITTTGTVSYIVTLSQSPTFEDGLYAGNDYHNSAPPDGQYDNSKFNNGQWNGN is encoded by the coding sequence atgtttttgaaaagaattcTTTTATTGCTAGCCTTTTActtattgaagaatgttGCTGCTTTTGATGCTTCCTCCAATTCCAACGTTGCGGTTTATTGGGGTCAAAATTCCGGTGGTGGCCAAAAAAGCTTAAGCACTTACTGTGCATCTGATGCTGTGGATATTGTCTTGTTATCTTTCCTTTACTCGTTCCCTGGCGATTTAGCCATCGACTTTTCCAATGCTTGTTCAGATAGCTTCTCAGATGGTTTAAGTCATTGCACCCAAATTGGTAAAGATATTAAAACATGTCAAGATAATGGAAAAATTGTCTTGCTCTCATTAGGTGGTGCTATCGGTAACTATGGTTTtgattctgattctgaAGGTCAAGATTTTGCTAAAACTTTGTGGAACAAATTCGGAGGTGgttctgatgatgaaagaCCATTTGATGATGCAATTGTTGATGGATTCgattttgatttagaaaACAAACAGCAGACCGGAGTTTCGGCTCTCGGTAAGGAATTAAGAAGTTATTTTGCTAAGGATTCATCAAAATCCTACTACTTGTCTGCTGCTCCTCAATGTCCCTATCCGGATGAATCAGTTGGTGATTTATTGAGTGAGGTTGATGTTGATTTTGcttttattcaattttacaACAATTATTGTAAATTGGGTTCAAGTTTTAATTGGGATACGTGGCAAGATTATGCAACTAATACATCACCAAACAAGGATATTAGATTATTCCTTGGGTTACCAGGAGATTCTAATTCAGCTGGATCTGGATATAGCTCTGCGTCTGATGTCGAATCGTATCTTTCTGATATTAAATCGAATAAGAACTTTGGCGGTATTTCATTGTGGGATGCTGCTTCATCTTGGAGAAATACCAATAATGGTAAGAATTTTGCTCAGCAAATGAAGAGTCTCTTAGGCTCCTCCAAGTCTGACGGTACAACTACTTCTTCATCAGAGACGGCATCTACTGGATCTACTTCTAAATCTGCTTCAACAGAGGCTACCTCCATTAAAGCTACTTCGACCACTTCTACTGGTGTTGGTTCTACTGCTGATATCAAAGCAGCACCTACCAGTACGAATGATGGTAACGTTTTAACCACATACACGAGACCTTCTACATTCAAGACTATTACAACCACAGGTACCGTTAGCTACATAGTTACTTTGAGTCAATCTCCTACCTTCGAAGATGGATTATACGCAGGTAATGATTATCACAATTCAGCTCCTCCAGATGGTCAGTACgataattctaaatttaaCAATGGTCAATGGAACggaaattga
- a CDS encoding DEHA2G06028p (weakly similar to uniprot|Q12025 Saccharomyces cerevisiae YDR056C), protein MLTRYILQLLVLISIAYAHLSSVQIYAKPLSSKPITLGSLHYDKNTTHASFTQNDLAIDDGHYCIGTTDLPNLECFTYTKLSKSTFGTKLLLVHLNADKNIAHLSMSTASLSKNTSESPIQVAVSKVNYDPKPIKNTKAEKAHTNPEATKEEAPKSWIQKNWMYVVPPLLIMFVLLGDDKK, encoded by the coding sequence ATGCTTACCCGGTACATTCTACAATTGCTCGTTCTCATATCGATAGCATATGCACATCTTCTGTCAGTCCAGATATATGCCAAACCGTTATCGTCCAAGCCCATCACCCTAGGCTCCCTCCACTACGACAAAAATACTACCCACGCTTCGTTCACTCAAAACGACCTCGCCATCGATGATGGCCACTACTGCATCGGTACCACCGACTTGCCCAACCTCGAATGTTTCACGTACACAAAACTATCCAAATCTACATTTGGGACGAAATTGTTGCTCGTGCACCTCAATGCCGACAAAAACATAGCACACCTTTCAATGTCTACAGCATCGTTGTCAAAGAATACATCAGAGTCCCCCATCCAGGTGGCCGTCTCGAAAGTCAACTACGACCCCAAGCCCATCAAGAACACAAAAGCCGAGAAGGCCCACACCAATCCTGAGGCCACCAAAGAGGAGGCTCCCAAGTCGTGGATCCAAAAAAACTGGATGTATGTGGTTCCACCTCTCTTGATCATGTTCGTTTTGCTAGGCGACGACAAGAAATAA